The following DNA comes from Leptolyngbyaceae cyanobacterium.
TTAAAAAGTATCCAAAAATTGATGCGGTGCAATGGGATGATTACTTAGGTTATCATGCTGATTTACCAGGCAAAGTCGATCGCACGACTCATTTGACTAATTTTGTGCGGCAAATGAGAGATGACATGAAGAAAGCTAACCCAACCGTTAGTTTCGACCTTTGCCATCATAATCCTTATTGGGGTAAACGTTATTTTGCGGCTGATTGGGAAAATTGGAATGTCGATCGCGTTTTTATCCAAACTTATAACGACGCTAATTTTGACCAAGAACTAGCTTATGCCGAAAAATATGAAGGAGTAGCAATTTCAGATAATCAGTTATCTCGTTTAAAAGAACTGATTAATAACCCTAAAATCAAGAGCGTGTTAGTGTTTCCCTCTTCAGGTAAACCAGAAGAAGCGGCTGCTGCTGTTAAAAAGCTTACTCCATAAGCTACCCCCATCGTTCAATTAGAAGGTAATTGTTCGATGTAGGCATTGGCTTGCACTGTGATTTTACCAGCTTCAATATTAACTTTTTGATTGAGAAATGTACTACCCCGATCGGCGATATCGGTTAAGTTGAAAATTTCATTTACTCGTGCCAACGTAGCGTTAACTATTTCACTTGGTAGTTCTTTTTCTTCGATATCCCGGATAACGAGCATAACTTTATTAGTATTTGTCTCAATTTGGGGCATAGTAATGTATGTTTCAGAGTGATTTTCTTCCCCAATAGTCCAGTGAAAATGAAATGCGATCGCATCATCTTCTCGTAACTCGCAATTTATCTGTTTCAGCAGAAATTCACTCTGCTGTATTTGGCATAAAGATGGTAACTCAGCATTGAGGAAAGCCGTCAATTGTGACTGAGTAATTACCATCCGAACTGAGCCTTCTGAAGGATGTAATAATTGGATTTGACGACGCATCACGCTTTCCAAGTTAACAGCCGAAGTACCGATATCAAATTGGAATTCAGCTACTCGGAGATGGCGTCGCAGCAGAAATCCAAACATCTCAATAGTGAGAGCATCTAGTTTACCAGCCAGCAAATCCTTG
Coding sequences within:
- a CDS encoding DUF2993 domain-containing protein — encoded protein: MKQSQAVTRGKGKLVEQAVKKFIEMVLSRLVNAERLQVCLEANLKDLLAGKLDALTIEMFGFLLRRHLRVAEFQFDIGTSAVNLESVMRRQIQLLHPSEGSVRMVITQSQLTAFLNAELPSLCQIQQSEFLLKQINCELREDDAIAFHFHWTIGEENHSETYITMPQIETNTNKVMLVIRDIEEKELPSEIVNATLARVNEIFNLTDIADRGSTFLNQKVNIEAGKITVQANAYIEQLPSN